In Rhodamnia argentea isolate NSW1041297 chromosome 4, ASM2092103v1, whole genome shotgun sequence, the following proteins share a genomic window:
- the LOC115740613 gene encoding RNA-binding protein EWS isoform X2: protein MSSTLSPFGSFTGLHLLLVAGFRIRAGSISPVRHRNAERRYSPDLDRPPRGREFGGRREPGRFQDSSPHYGRGRGGGRLYGRGFDGPGLGPRPFRGEPIARNNPNVRPREGDWYCANPSCGNLNFARRDHCNNCNRPRTGHKGSPRRGYLAPPPPYAVSRRFPGPPSHRSPPRSMNGYRSPPRSWARGGPRDFGPGGLPPPRHEVGFSDDYMRREPVDYPEDDYRGRSRFDRPMPTDWAHRDRGRDSFISEGKSFERRPLSPPLHPPPLPPSHDRWARDIRERSRSPIRAGLPPKDYRRDLYMERGRDDRHGLGRERIGDPY from the exons ATGAGTAGCACATTGTCACCTTTTGGTTCTTTCACGGGTTTACATCTGCTGCTTGTCGCAG GATTTAGAATTCGCGCAGGTTCTATATCTCCTGTACGTCATAGGAATGCAGAACGTCGCTATAGTCCAGATCTTGATCGTCCGCCGCGTGGCCGTGAATTTGGCGGCAGGAGGGAGCCTGGTAGGTTCCAAGACTCTTCTCCCCATTATGGTAGAGGAAGGGGCGGTGGTAGGCTCTATGGCAGGGGTTTCGATGGTCCTGGATTGGGCCCTCGGCCGTTCAGAGGTGAACCCATAGCTAGAAACAATCCTAATGTGCGACCAAGGGAAGGGGATTGGTACTGTGCGAATCCTTC ATGTGGCAATCTGAACTTTGCGAGGCGAGATCACTGTAACAACTGCAACAGACCTCGCACTGGACACAAGGGTAGCCCCAGAAGGGGCTATCTGGCCCCACCACCTCCATATGCTGTTTCGAGGCGTTTTCCTGGGCCTCCATCACATCGTTCACCTCCTAGGTCCATGAATGGGTACAGGTCTCCGCCTCGTTCATGGGCTCGGGGTGGGCCTCGAGATTTTGGCCCTGGTGGTCTACCCCCTCCCAGGCATGAAGTTGGATTCTCTGATGACTACATGCGAAGGGAACCTGTGGACTATCCAGAAGATGATTATAGGGGAAGGAGCAGGTTTGACAGACCAATGCCGACTGACTGGGCCCACAGAGATCGTGGAAGGGATAGCTTTATAAGCGAAGGAAAAAGCTTTGAGAGGCGACCACTATCACCTCCTCTGCACCCACCACCACTTCCTCCGAGTCATGACCGGTGGGCACGCGACATCAGGGAGAGGAGCCGTTCGCCTATTAGGGCTGGCCTCCCACCAAAAGATTATCGTCGGGATCTCTACATGGAGAGGGGACGAGATGATCGCCATGGCCTGGGTAGAGAGAGGATTGGTGATCCTTATTAG
- the LOC115740613 gene encoding uncharacterized protein LOC115740613 isoform X1, which yields MGSRDKDQPASRHQPLLSSLVVRPSNSDGGGGGDGITGSRAAGNDYDSGEDRRDPLPSYRSDRYSDDAGFRIRAGSISPVRHRNAERRYSPDLDRPPRGREFGGRREPGRFQDSSPHYGRGRGGGRLYGRGFDGPGLGPRPFRGEPIARNNPNVRPREGDWYCANPSCGNLNFARRDHCNNCNRPRTGHKGSPRRGYLAPPPPYAVSRRFPGPPSHRSPPRSMNGYRSPPRSWARGGPRDFGPGGLPPPRHEVGFSDDYMRREPVDYPEDDYRGRSRFDRPMPTDWAHRDRGRDSFISEGKSFERRPLSPPLHPPPLPPSHDRWARDIRERSRSPIRAGLPPKDYRRDLYMERGRDDRHGLGRERIGDPY from the exons ATGGGTTCGAGAGACAAGGACCAACCGGCTTCGCGCCACCAGCCCCTCCTCAGCAGCCTCGTCGTCCGCCCCTCCAAcagcgacggcggcggcggcggagacgGCATCACCGGTAGTCGCGCCGCCGGGAACGACTACGATTCCGGTGAAGACCGCCGGGATCCTCTCCCGTCTTATCGCTCGGATCGATACTCCGATGACGCCG GATTTAGAATTCGCGCAGGTTCTATATCTCCTGTACGTCATAGGAATGCAGAACGTCGCTATAGTCCAGATCTTGATCGTCCGCCGCGTGGCCGTGAATTTGGCGGCAGGAGGGAGCCTGGTAGGTTCCAAGACTCTTCTCCCCATTATGGTAGAGGAAGGGGCGGTGGTAGGCTCTATGGCAGGGGTTTCGATGGTCCTGGATTGGGCCCTCGGCCGTTCAGAGGTGAACCCATAGCTAGAAACAATCCTAATGTGCGACCAAGGGAAGGGGATTGGTACTGTGCGAATCCTTC ATGTGGCAATCTGAACTTTGCGAGGCGAGATCACTGTAACAACTGCAACAGACCTCGCACTGGACACAAGGGTAGCCCCAGAAGGGGCTATCTGGCCCCACCACCTCCATATGCTGTTTCGAGGCGTTTTCCTGGGCCTCCATCACATCGTTCACCTCCTAGGTCCATGAATGGGTACAGGTCTCCGCCTCGTTCATGGGCTCGGGGTGGGCCTCGAGATTTTGGCCCTGGTGGTCTACCCCCTCCCAGGCATGAAGTTGGATTCTCTGATGACTACATGCGAAGGGAACCTGTGGACTATCCAGAAGATGATTATAGGGGAAGGAGCAGGTTTGACAGACCAATGCCGACTGACTGGGCCCACAGAGATCGTGGAAGGGATAGCTTTATAAGCGAAGGAAAAAGCTTTGAGAGGCGACCACTATCACCTCCTCTGCACCCACCACCACTTCCTCCGAGTCATGACCGGTGGGCACGCGACATCAGGGAGAGGAGCCGTTCGCCTATTAGGGCTGGCCTCCCACCAAAAGATTATCGTCGGGATCTCTACATGGAGAGGGGACGAGATGATCGCCATGGCCTGGGTAGAGAGAGGATTGGTGATCCTTATTAG
- the LOC115740613 gene encoding RNA-binding protein EWS isoform X3, with the protein MWTFLACFCPGFRIRAGSISPVRHRNAERRYSPDLDRPPRGREFGGRREPGRFQDSSPHYGRGRGGGRLYGRGFDGPGLGPRPFRGEPIARNNPNVRPREGDWYCANPSCGNLNFARRDHCNNCNRPRTGHKGSPRRGYLAPPPPYAVSRRFPGPPSHRSPPRSMNGYRSPPRSWARGGPRDFGPGGLPPPRHEVGFSDDYMRREPVDYPEDDYRGRSRFDRPMPTDWAHRDRGRDSFISEGKSFERRPLSPPLHPPPLPPSHDRWARDIRERSRSPIRAGLPPKDYRRDLYMERGRDDRHGLGRERIGDPY; encoded by the exons ATGTGGACATTTCTGGCTTGTTTTTGTCCAGGATTTAGAATTCGCGCAGGTTCTATATCTCCTGTACGTCATAGGAATGCAGAACGTCGCTATAGTCCAGATCTTGATCGTCCGCCGCGTGGCCGTGAATTTGGCGGCAGGAGGGAGCCTGGTAGGTTCCAAGACTCTTCTCCCCATTATGGTAGAGGAAGGGGCGGTGGTAGGCTCTATGGCAGGGGTTTCGATGGTCCTGGATTGGGCCCTCGGCCGTTCAGAGGTGAACCCATAGCTAGAAACAATCCTAATGTGCGACCAAGGGAAGGGGATTGGTACTGTGCGAATCCTTC ATGTGGCAATCTGAACTTTGCGAGGCGAGATCACTGTAACAACTGCAACAGACCTCGCACTGGACACAAGGGTAGCCCCAGAAGGGGCTATCTGGCCCCACCACCTCCATATGCTGTTTCGAGGCGTTTTCCTGGGCCTCCATCACATCGTTCACCTCCTAGGTCCATGAATGGGTACAGGTCTCCGCCTCGTTCATGGGCTCGGGGTGGGCCTCGAGATTTTGGCCCTGGTGGTCTACCCCCTCCCAGGCATGAAGTTGGATTCTCTGATGACTACATGCGAAGGGAACCTGTGGACTATCCAGAAGATGATTATAGGGGAAGGAGCAGGTTTGACAGACCAATGCCGACTGACTGGGCCCACAGAGATCGTGGAAGGGATAGCTTTATAAGCGAAGGAAAAAGCTTTGAGAGGCGACCACTATCACCTCCTCTGCACCCACCACCACTTCCTCCGAGTCATGACCGGTGGGCACGCGACATCAGGGAGAGGAGCCGTTCGCCTATTAGGGCTGGCCTCCCACCAAAAGATTATCGTCGGGATCTCTACATGGAGAGGGGACGAGATGATCGCCATGGCCTGGGTAGAGAGAGGATTGGTGATCCTTATTAG
- the LOC115740614 gene encoding rac-like GTP-binding protein ARAC7, whose amino-acid sequence MSASKFIKCVTVGDGAVGKTCMLICYTSNKFPTDYIPTVFDNFSANVAVDGKIVNLGLWDTAGQEDYSRLRPLSYRGADIFVLAFSLISRASYENVLKKWMPELRRFAPNVPVILVGTKLDLREDRGYSADHMGSNIITTAQGEELRKQIGAAAYIECSSKTQQNVKAVFDTAIKVVLQPPRRKEMPSTRRPRRSGCAIASIMCGGCVA is encoded by the exons atgagtgCTTCCAAGTTCATCAAGTGCGTCACTGTGGGAGATGGGGCTGTGGGCAAGACCTGCATGCTCATCTGCTACACCAGCAACAAGTTCCCGACA GATTATATACCAACTGTGTTTGACAATTTCAGTGCCAATGTGGCTGTGGATGGGAAGATTGTTAACTTGGGACTGTGGGACACTGCAG GTCAGGAAGATTACAGCAGATTGAGGCCTTTGAGTTACAGAGGGGCAGACATTTTCGTGTTGGCCTTTTCACTAATCAGTAGAGCAAGCTATGAAAATGTCCTAAAGAAG tGGATGCCTGAGCTCCGTCGGTTTGCGCCTAATGTTCCCGTCATTCTCGTGGGAACCAAGTTAG ATCTTCGCGAGGACAGGGGGTATTCAGCTGATCACATGGGATCTAACATCATAACCACTGCTCAGGGAGAGGAGCTCCGCAAGCAAATTGGCGCTGCAGCTTATATCGAGTGCAGCTCCAAGACTCAGCAG AATGTTAAAGCTGTCTTTGATACGGCAATCAAGGTGGTTCTTCAACCTCCgagaaggaaagaaatgccGAGTACTAGAAGGCCTCGGAGGTCCGGCTGTGCGATTGC GAGCATCATGTGTGGAGGTTGCGTAGCTTAA
- the LOC115740611 gene encoding probable plastidic glucose transporter 2, with product MWSHQRESLSIYQRIPPKENLDQMDMEDYSALLQSSVDEESSNPPWRLSLPYVLVATITSFLFGYHLGVVNEPLESISSDLGFSGDTLAEGLVVSTCLAGAFAGSLFSGWIADGLGRRRAFQLCALPMILGAFVSAKSKTLMGMLLGRLLVGTGMGLGPPVASLYVTEISPAFVRGTYGSFIQIATCLGLMGSLLVGIPVKEISGWWRVCFLLSIVPATILCLSMSFCAESPHWLYKRGRITEAEAEFERLLGASHVKSAIAELSKSDRGDDSDSVTISELLYGRHFRVVFIGSALFALQQLSGINAVFYFSSAVFRSAGVPSGLANVFIGVANLSGSIVAMALMDKLGRRVLLLCSFFGMAMSMLLQVFSASSYLKGSGALYLSVGGMLMFVLTFALGAGPVPGLLLPEIFPSRIRAKAMAVCMSVHWVINFFVGLLFLRLLELLGPSLLYSIFAAFCLLAVVFVKRNVIETKGKSLQEIEIALLSQI from the exons ATGTGGAGCCACCAACGCGAATCTTTGTCGATATACCAGCGTATACcgccaaaagaaaatttagatCAAATGGACATGGAAGACTATTCTG CTCTTTTGCAGAGCAGTGTAGATGAAGAAAGTTCGAATCCTCCATGGAGGCTTTCACTGCCATATGTGCTAGTGGCTACCATAACTTCGTTTTTATTTGGATACCATCTCGG GGTAGTGAATGAACCCCTTGAGAGTATCTCTTCAGATTTGGGTTTCAGTGGAGATACTCTTGCTGAAG GTTTGGTGGTGAGTACATGTCTTGCTGGTGCTTTTGCTGGATCTCTCTTCAGTGGTTGGATTGCAGATGGGTTGGGGCGGCGTAGGGCTTTCCAGTTGTGTGCATTGCCCATGATTCTTGGTGCTTTTGTGAG TGCGAAGAGCAAAACTCTCATGGGAATGCTGCTTGGGAGGTTACTGGTTGGGACAGGAATGGGTTTGGGTCCCCCTGTTGCATCTCTTTACGTGACAGAG ATTTCTCCTGCTTTTGTGAGGGGTACTTATGGAAGCTTTATCCAAATAGCTACATGTCTTGGGCTAATGGGATCTCTTTTGGTTGGAATCCCTGTGAAGGAAATTTCTGGCTG GTGGCGTGTTTGCTTCTTGTTATCTATAGTTCCAGCCACAATACTTTGTCTCTCCATGAGCTTTTGTGCAGAGAGCCCACACTGGTTATACAAG AGAGGAAGAATTACAGAGGCTGAAGCTGAGTTTGAACGGCTTCTGGGAGCGTCACATGTCAAGTCTGCAATTGCTGAGTTGTCCAAATCAGACAGAGGGGACGACTCTGATAGCGTAACAATCTCAGAGTTGCTATACGGCCGTCATTTTAGAG TCGTATTTATTGGCTCAGCACTGTTTGCTCTGCAACAGCTCTCAGGAATAAAtgctgttttttatttttcttctgcCGTCTTTAGAAGTGCGGGTGTGCCATCAGGTCTTGCAAATGTCTTCATAGGGGTGGCAAATTTATCTG GCTCTATTGTTGCAATGGCATTGATGGATAAACTGGGAAGGAGGGTACTCCTCCTTTGCAGCTTTTTTGGAATG GCAATGTCAATGCTTCTTCAAGTTTTTTCTGCAAGTTCTTATTTAAAAGGCTCTGGGGCTCTCTATTTATCTGTGGGAGGCATGCTGAT GTTTGTCCTAACATTTGCCCTAGGAGCTGGTCCAGTTCCAGGTCTCCTCCTGCCAGAGATTTTCCCCAGCAGGATTAGAGCTAAAGCCATGGCAGTTTGCATGTCTGTACATTGG GTGATAAACTTCTTCGTAGGTCTGCTCTTCCTGCGTTTGCTGGAGCTACTCGGACCTTCTCTCCTGTATTCCATCTTTGCAGCATTTTGCTTACTGGCAGTGGTTTTTGTGAAAAGAAACGTCATCGAAACTAAAGGGAAGTCACTTCAGGAAATTGAGATTGCACTCCTTTCCCAGATATAG
- the LOC115740612 gene encoding cyclin-dependent kinase F-1: protein MDPNPPKSWSIHTRQEIIAKYQILEHVGSGAYSDVYRGRRLSDGLTVALKEVHDYQSAFREIEALQILRGSPNVVLLHEYFWREDEDAVLVLEFLPSDLEAVIRDAKRERDGGGGSPPAGEIKRWMLQVLDGVDACHRNLIVHRDLKPGNLLVSEEGVLKIADFGQARILLDDGNVAPDYEPESFEDRSSEQADILQRPDTVEADTECPDGHNSQEQGAITREAYLREVDEFKAKNPRREIDKETSLFDGDTSCLATCTTSDIEEDPFKGSYAYEAEEAREDAQGSLTSCVGTRWFRAPELLYGSTDYGLEVDLWSLGCIFAELLTLEPLFPGISDIDQLSRIFNVLGNLSEEVWPGCTELPDYKTISFCKIENPVGLESCLRNHSSDEVSLVRRLLCYDPAVRATAMELLQDKYFIEEPLPVPISELRVPRSKNSHDEDSPGGWHDYNDMDSDSDFEDFGPLKYTPTSTGFSIQFP from the exons ATGGACCCGAACCCGCCGAAGAGCTGGAGCATCCACACCCGCCAGGAGATCATCGCCAAGTACCAGATCCTGGAGCACGTCGGCTCTGGCGCCTACTCCGACGTCTACCGCGGCCGCCGCCTCTCCGATGGCCTCACCGTCGCCCTCAAGGAGGTCCACGACTACCAGTCCGCCTTCCGCGAGATCGAGGCACTCCAGATCCTCCGCGGCTCCCCCAACGTCGTCCTCCTCCACGAGTACTTCTGGCGGGAGGACGAGGACGCCGTCCTCGTGCTCGAGTTCCTCCCGAGCGACCTCGAGGCCGTGATTAGGGACGCCAAGAGGGAGAGGGACGGGGGCGGTGGGTCGCCGCCGGCCGGCGAGATCAAGCGGTGGATGTTGCAGGTCTTGGACGGGGTCGACGCTTGTCACAGGAATTTGATTGTTCATAGGGACTTGAAGCCTGGGAATTTGCTTGTGTCGGAGGAGGGAGTGCTTAAGATTGCCGATTTTGGCCAG GCAAGGATACTCCTGGATGATGGAAATGTTGCTCCGGACTATGAGCCTGAATCATTCGAAGATAGATCATCAGAACAGGCTGATATCCTTCAGCGACCAGATACTGTGGAGGCAGATACTGAGTGTCCAGATGGTCACAATAGTCAAGAGCAGGGAGCTATCACTAGGGAGGCATACCTCAGAGAGGTGGATGAATTCAAGGCTAAAAACCCTAGGCGTGAAATCGACAAGGAAACAAGCCTATTTGATGGCGATACTTCTTGTCTGGCCACATGCACGACCAGTGACATCGAAGAAGATCCTTTTAAAGGTTCCTATGCTTATGAGGCCGAAGAGGCCAGAGAAGATGCGCAAGGCTCTCTCACATCTTGTGTTGGCACACGCTGGTTCAGGGCACCTGAACTGCTCTATGGATCCACAGACTACGGGCTCGAGGTTGATCTCTGGTCGCTGGGATGCATTTTCGCCGAGCTTTTGACTCTGGAACCCCTTTTCCCTGGGATTTCCGATATCGACCAACTTAGTAGGATCTTCAATGTTTTGGGCAACCTGAGTGAGGAAGTCTGGCCAGGCTGTACGGAACTTCCGGATTATAAAACGATTTCATTCTGCAAAATCGAAAACCCCGTCGGTTTGGAATCCTGCCTGCGGAACCACTCAAGTGATGAAGTCTCTTTAGTTCGGCGACTTCTTTGTTATGATCCGGCTGTGAGAGCCACTGCCATGGAACTGTTGCAAGACAAGTACTTCATCGAAGAACCACTTCCAGTTCCGATTAGTGAACTTCGGGTGCCTCGATCAAAGAATAGCCATGATGAGGACTCTCCCGGTGGTTGGCATGACTACAATGACATGGACTCGGATTCTGATTTTGAGGACTTTGGTCCTTTGAAGTACACACCTACAAGTACTGGTTTCTCCATACAGTTCCCTTAG